The Rhododendron vialii isolate Sample 1 chromosome 3a, ASM3025357v1 nucleotide sequence ACATGTAGTTGCAAGCACTTCGAATTTTGGGGAATACTTTGTCGTCACATTTTGAGTGTGTTTCTTCATAAGGATTGCTATGCAATACCGTTCACATATTTACCAGTACGTTGGAGTCGTGAAGTGCCACAAAGTGAGGAAGCACCGCGAGTGCTAGAGGAGGAAACTTTATCGGATACACCAATTGATGATATTCATTGTCCTCCgatttcaaaaaccaaagggCGTCCCAAGACAAAACGattgaaaggtggaaaagaagcACGAAAGGTAACCAAGTCTTGTGgattttgcaagaaagttgGCCATAATATTACGACATGTCCGGAGAAGGAAAATATTGGTTTTGTCAACGGttcacagaaaaagaaaaagaaaacttcaAGTAGCGACATTGGCTTGAATCCAATCTTTTCTCTGAAATATTAGGTAATGTCCATAACCCTTTGGCTTTGGCTTGAGCTTAATTGTCTTGATTAGTTATGCAGATTTGATAAGATAAAAATGCATATTTGATTAAGGTAAAATTGTGcatcatgtttttattttttcatgcagGGTGGTACATATGGAAGTTGTTGGGATCtacatttattttgtttttgaagatCTCAGTTCAATTTGAAAGACTTTTGCACAAAATGATGGCAGGAACATGGCTATTTGGGGattaactttattttgtttCCATAGATCCCAACTTAAGTTGTAGATTTTTGCACAAATAGTAGTAATATGGGTAGTTGGGAAGTAATTTTGTAAAGAAAGGTAAACTGTTTATGCAGATTGATGGTTATTTTGGATACCCAACTAACTGTAAGTTGAATTTGATTATAATTTACATTTTATATTTGTATGTGCCTTGCTATTGATGTTGGAAATGTGCGATTTTTGTATGGATTTAAAGCCTTGAATAGTTTAGTATAAGATTTGGTGAATTTTATGCATTCTgtgattaattttgaaaaaatcacttttcagGGCAAAAAGAAGTCaataaatacaaagaaaaagaaagaataaaagtAAACCTCAAGGGGTTGGTTTAGTAGGTAGAGTCTGAGACTTAGGATTTGCTTCTTCCAAATGTATCAAGTTTGAAACCTCACAAGcgctattaattttttttgtggttagTTCATACAGGGCGGTGGAATTAGGCCTCCATGATTAGTTGAAGTACGCATAAGATAATATGGACACTtgagtgttaaaaaaaaaaaaaagcaaaaagtagccgtgaatatttaaaaaaaaaaaagaaaggttgcCGTGGACTTGCAACAACAAAAAGTAAAGGTGAACAAATAAGGGCAAAGTTGGCatttaggtaaaataaaaagtagatCTGACACTCAGGGAAcaaaatgggtttttggttgttgtccaactttctttttttcgtgACATGTGgatttatattataaaataatagGTATTAATGTCAACCCAATGGGTTGATTATAGAAGGACTTATAACACTATTTTGGAAACATAGGCTTTTTTCTTGCAGCGTATATTGATATAAGACACATGCACAATCAAAATTTCCTCTACCATGCAAGTAGAAATATATGTTTGTGAacaagctcaagctcgagtcAAGCTTCGATTGGCTTAGCTCATGCTTGGCTGGTTAAGTTTTCACTATGTTGAAGCTCGAGCTCATCAAAAATTTTAGTAATAAACCAACTTAAACACGGTAGAACTCAGGCTCAGCTTGTTCACAGCTCTAGTCAGGCCTAATGTTTTGCCCTCCTATACCCAATGGGAGACCCATTAGGCCCGTAGCTCAACCCTTCAATCCTATGTGAAATTTAGTTGATCGCAAGCAGAAAATTAATTCCGCAGGAAATTTTGGTAAACTGAAAGAAAATCTGTTCAATTctttggttttgtgtttcattTTTCCCTCTTCACTAGGTGGCAGAATTTCCAAAGATTTTTCACCTGGTCCCCAAGTAGGTGTACTAGGAAAGGCTAAAACAGGCCTACAGGTTTGCCTTCGCAATAGAGGAAGTATATGAGTAGATAGAAATGTAAGAGTATAGAATCAGCCAAATCAAATGAAGAATAAACAAAATCGCCTTTCAACTACATCATGAATAATGCTGCCTTCGCCACCCTAACATTTCCGTCAACAAATCAAACGCTATGATATCA carries:
- the LOC131319312 gene encoding putative protein FAR1-RELATED SEQUENCE 10, coding for MSPLEEQARGVLTPFCFKKFQEEFGRATLYSLLGENGNEFIVKYHEETTTKKRIVFWDGEMATCSCKHFEFWGILCRHILSVFLHKDCYAIPFTYLPVRWSREVPQSEEAPRVLEEETLSDTPIDDIHCPPISKTKGRPKTKRLKGGKEARKVTKSCGFCKKVGHNITTCPEKENIGFVNGSQKKKKKTSSSDIGLNPIFSLKY